TGCTCGACGATGCGCCCGCGCTCCATGACGCACACGTGGTCCGCGACCTGCCGCACGACCGCGAGGTCGTGGCTGATGAACAGGTAGCTCAGCCCGAGGCGCTGCTGCAGCTCCGCGAGCAGGCGCAGGATCTGCGACTGCACGATGACGTCGAGCGCCGAGACCGCCTCGTCGCACACCACCAGGTCCGGGTTGAGCGCGAGGGCCCGCGCGATCGCGACCCGCTGGCGCTGGCCGCCCGAGAGCTCGGCCGGGTAGCGCCGCAGGACGTCGGAGGGCAGCGCGACGTCGTCGAGCAGCTCCCGCACGCGCTGGCGCCGCTCGGTCGTCGAGCCGATGCCGTGCGCGCGCAGCGGCTCCTCGATGGTCCGGCCGATGGTGAACAGCGGGTCGAGCGAGGAGTACGGGTCCTGGAAGATCGGCTGCACCCGGCGGCGGAACGCGACCTCGGCCGTGCGGTCGGCGCCGCCGACGGCCTCGCCGTCGAAGCGGATCACGCCGGACGTCGGCTTCACGAGGTCGAGCATCATCTTCGCGACGGTCGACTTGCCCGAGCCCGACTCCCCCACGACGGCGACCGTGCGCCCGCGCGGGATCACGAAGCTCACGTCGTCGACCGCCGTGAAGCTCTCCGAGCGCGAGAACAGCCGGCGCCCGCGCAGCCCGTAGACCTTGGTGACGTGGTCGACCTCGATGATGTGGTCGGCCTTCCCCGGAGCGGCGGCGGCTGCCACCGGTCCCGCGTCCTCGTCGCCGCGCGACACCGCGAGCAGGTCCGAGGTGTCGTCGACGCCCGCCGCCTTGGCGAGCTGGATGCGGCGCGACGCGAGCGACGGCGCGGCCGCGAGCAGCCGGCGCGTGTACTCGTGCTGCGGGTCGCGCAGCAGCTCCGCCGCGGGCCCGGTCTCGACGACCTTGCCCCGGTACATCACGACGATGCGGTGCGCGCGCTCCGCGGCGAGCCCCAGGTCGTGCGTGATGAGCAGC
The Cellulomonas sp. NS3 DNA segment above includes these coding regions:
- a CDS encoding ABC transporter ATP-binding protein; this translates as MTVPTPAGAAAAAPLLSIQDLEVTFTTDSGRSVAVSGVNFDVRAGETVAIVGESGSGKSTTAAAVIGLLAQNGAVTGGRILFDGRDVAAMGPGEIARLRGSEIGMVPQDPMSNLNPVRRVGSQIAEALEDNGVAKGRAARARTVELLEEAGLPDAARRAEQYPHEFSGGMRQRALIAMGLACRPRLLIADEPTSALDVTVQRTILDRLTQLTDQLGTSVLLITHDLGLAAERAHRIVVMYRGKVVETGPAAELLRDPQHEYTRRLLAAAPSLASRRIQLAKAAGVDDTSDLLAVSRGDEDAGPVAAAAAPGKADHIIEVDHVTKVYGLRGRRLFSRSESFTAVDDVSFVIPRGRTVAVVGESGSGKSTVAKMMLDLVKPTSGVIRFDGEAVGGADRTAEVAFRRRVQPIFQDPYSSLDPLFTIGRTIEEPLRAHGIGSTTERRQRVRELLDDVALPSDVLRRYPAELSGGQRQRVAIARALALNPDLVVCDEAVSALDVIVQSQILRLLAELQQRLGLSYLFISHDLAVVRQVADHVCVMERGRIVEQGSADDVFDDPQTEYTRTLLEAIPGRDLELGLVG